A genome region from Meriones unguiculatus strain TT.TT164.6M chromosome 19, Bangor_MerUng_6.1, whole genome shotgun sequence includes the following:
- the Mrs2 gene encoding magnesium transporter MRS2 homolog, mitochondrial, with protein MECLRCLPRLLPRAAQSRRALRTAAARLSPAACGGRATRLLGSPKAPSAPRASGDGHRFRTSDTSQATLASVAQVFAVTKFDKEGNVTSFERKKTELYHELALQARDLRFQHVMSITTRNNRIIMRMEYLKAVITPECLLILDYRNLNLEQWLFRELPSQLAGEGQLVTYPLPFEFRAIEALLQYWINTLQGKLNILQPLILETLDALVDPKHSSVDRSKLHVLLQNGKSLSELETDIKIFKESILELLDEEEMLEELCLTKWSDPQVFEKSSAGIDHAEEMELLLENYYRLAEDLSNAARELRVLIDDSQSIIFINLDSHRNVMMRLNLQLTMGTFSLSLFGLMGVAFGMNLESSLEEDHRVFWLVTGIMFMGSGLIWRRLLSFLGRQLEAPLPPMMASLPKKTLLADRRMEVKNSLRPEGLGASRTVLASR; from the exons ATGGAATGCCTGCGTTGCCTGCCCCGGCTGCTGCCCCGCGCCGCGCAGTCCCGGCGAGCCCTGCGTACCGCGGCTGCGCGCCTGAGCCCCGCGGCCTGCGGCGGCCGCGCCACCCGGCTGCTCGGGAGCCCGAAGGCGCCGAGCGCGCCCCGCGCCTCCG GTGATGGGCACCGGTTTAGAACCTCTGATACCTCTCAAGCTACATTAGCCAGTGTGGCCCAGGTGTTTGCTGTG ACAAAATTTGACAAAGAAGGAAATGTGACCTCTTTTG AGAGGAAGAAAACTGAGTTGTACCATGAGTTAGCACTCCAGGCTAGAGACCTGAGGTTTCAGCACGTGATGAGCATCACTACCAGGAACAACAGGATCATCATGAGGATGGAG tatttgaaggcTGTGATAACTCCAGAGTGTCTTCTAATACTAGATTATCGGAATTTAAACTTGGAACAGTGGCTGTTTCGGGAGCTACCATCACAGCTGGCTGGGGAAGGTCAGCTTGTCACATACCCATTACCGTTTGAGTTCAGAGCTATTGAAGCGCTCCTGCAGTATTGG ATCAACACCCTTCAGGGGAAGCTTAACATCCTGCAGCCACTGATCCTTGAGACCCTGGATGCATTAGTGGATCCCAAGCATTCTTCTGTGGACAGGAGCAAACTGCATGTCCTACTCCAAAATGGCAAGAG TCTCTCTGAGTTAGAAACAGACATTAAGATTTTCAAAGAGTCCATTTTGGAGCTCTTGGATGAGGAGGAGATGCTGGAAGAACTCTGTCTCACCAAGTGGAGTGATCCACAGGTCTT TGAGAAGAGCAGCGCTGGGATTGACCATGCAGAGGAGATGGAACTGCTGCTTGAGAACTACTACCGGTTAGCTGAGGACCTCTCTAATGCGGCTCGGGAGCTCCGAGTCCTGATCGACGACTCCCAGAGCATCATCTTCATCAACCTAGACAG CCATCGCAATGTGATGATGAGGTTAAATCTCCAACTGACCATGGGAACcttctctctttcactctttgGACTAATGGGAGTTGCTTTTGGAATGAATTTGGAATCTTCCCTTGAAGAG gacCATCGTGTGTTTTGGCTGGTTACAGGAATTATGTTTATGGGAAGTGGCCTCATCTGGAGGAGGTTGCTTTCATTCCTTGGAAGACAGCTGGAAGCTCCTTTGCCCCCTATG ATGGCTTCCTTACCTAAAAAGACCCTTCTGGCAGATAGAAGGATGGAAGTGAAAAACAGCCTCAGGCCAGAAGGACTTGGAGCAAGCAGGACTGTCCTGGCAAGCCGCTAA